The DNA region GACGTCGAGGACCTGCACCGCGGACGCGGCGGTGAGCCGGCGCGCGCCGCCGGGCTGGATGGCGGCGTTCCGCGACTGGTTCACGAGCGGCGGCAGCCAGCCGATCTCGAGGTCGAGGCCGACGTCCACGAGCAGGTCGGCGTTGCGGAGCTTCACCGCCAGCATGGGGTTCGCGTCCACGTAGTGCGGGTCCTGCGAGCCGCGCGAGAGGCTCTCCACCGAGGCGCGGCCGGCGGAGACCTCGCGGACGAGCGCGGCGAGCCCCTCCGTCGTGGTCACGACGCGGGGGCCGGCGAGGGCGAGGGAGGGGACGAGGGCCAGGAGGAAGGCGAGCGTGCGAGTCGTCATGGCTGGTCTCCTCCTAGAACGGGTGGGCGCCGTGCGCCCCGATGCCGAACTCGACGTGGAGCAGCGCCTCGAGGCCTCCTCCGCCGCCGGGCAGCCGGTCCCAGCCGACCTGGAGCCGCAGCCGCTGGAACTCCGACGGGAACCAGGTCACGAGCCCGCTGGCGCGCTGCTCGGTGCCGGCCGGCGCCTCGCCCGCGGACGGCGCGCGCTCGTAGCGCACGCCGTAGCCCCACCACGCGTTCTGCCGCCAGAACGCCTGCGTCCACCAGCCGGTCTCGGTGCCCCCGCCGTTCGCGTCGGCGGCGGCGCCCCGGAACCTCCGCGCGTACACCTCGCCCTGCACCGCCAGGTAGGCGCGGCCGGCGGGCGGACGGATGCGCAGGTACGCGTCGGCGCCGCCGAGGTCGCGGAACGCGCCGGCGGTGCCCTCCCCGCGACGGGCGGCGGAGACGCCCAGGCCGAGCGTGGCCGCCTCGCCGATCGGCACGTAGTTGAGCAGGCGGGCCACGCCGGTCAGCTCCGAGGGCGCATCCTCGACGAGCGTCGTGTTCTGTCCGGCGAGGCGAAGCTCGGAGAACCAGGGCAGCGGCGCCAGCCAGGCGACCTCCACGCCGGGCCCGCCCAGCGACTCCTCTCCGAGCAGCCGCTCCCGCGCGAGCGGCGCGTCCACGAACTCCCAGGCGTGCGGGTGCTGCAGGTTGAGCCGGCCGAACGGGCTGTAGATGCGGCCGGCGCGGACCTGCAGGCCGGCGGGGAGCGCGAGGGTGGTGACGTAGGCCTCCTCGACCCCGGCGCCGGCCTCGGTGAACGACAGGAAGACGTCGGCGCGGACGTACGGATCGACCACCGCCTGCAGCCCGAGCTCGAGCTCCTCGAACGCGAACGCCGGCTTCTCGGCGGGGCTGAACGGGCCGCCGCGCGGCGAGCGCTTCTCGACGTCGTACGAGTCGTAGGCGAGCGAGGCCGAGCCGATGGCGCTCACGTCGGGCAGGAGCAGGAGCCGCGCGTACGGGCTCCCGCCGGTGGACGGCGCGGCGGCGCCGCCGGCCGCAGGAGGCGTCTGCGGCGTGGGCGCCGGCGCGGCGGCGGACGCGCCCAGCTCCTTCGCGATCTCGGCCTCGAGCTGCTTCGAGTCCTGCTGCGCGGGGGGGCTGGACGGCGGGGAGGCCGCGCCGGACGACTGCGCGGAACCTGCGGTGGGGACGGCGGACACGGCGAGCACGCTCGCCACGATCAGTGAACGCATGACGCACCTCGGCGCGCGCGCGGCGCGCCATGTTACGCGGAATGGATCGAGCGCGCGCGACGAGGTGCGCGCTCATGCGGAGCCGATGGGGGCTACGCGTTCCGCGGAGGTGACTGCCCGGGGACGGCGCCGAGCGGGGCGCCCAGCACGGGTGCGAGGCCGCGCGCAGGCTCGACCACGTCCTCGAGGACGGGGCGCGGCGCGACGTCGGGGGTCTCGTCGTGCGCGACGTCGGCGCTCCGCACCGCGCACACGGCGCAGTGATCGGCGCCGTGCGGGCCGGGTGCGTGCGCGTGGTGACCCCCGGCCGCGAAGACCAGGAACAGGGCCAGCCCGGCGGCGAGGAGCGCGCGCATCCGGCCCCGAACTTGGTCGGCCGCTCCACGGCTGTCAACCGAAAGTGCCAGCGCCCCCGCCGCGGCGCGGGCGCGGGTTCACGCTCCGAGCGCGCCCGCCGCCCGCAAGGCCGCGATCTCCGAGGGCGAGAACCCGGCCTCCGCCAGCACCGCCTCGCCGTGCTCGCCCAGCCGGGGCGCGGCCCGGAGCGGCGCCGCCTCGCCGCGCAGCCGCACCGGGGACGCCACCGCGGGCAGCGCCCTGCCCTCCCACGGCGTGTCCACCTCGACGAACGCGCCGCGCGCGGCGAGCTGCGGGTCGGCGCGCGGCTCGTCGCCCTCCAGCACCGGCGCGACGCACGCGTCGTGCGCCGCCGCGAACGCGGCCCACTCGTCGCGCGTGCGCGCCGCGAAGAGCGCCTCCAGCTCGGCGCGCAGGCCGGCGCCGCCCTCGTCCCACTGCCGCGAGGCGAGCTCCGGCCGGCCCACGGCCTCGCAGAACGCGGCGAAGAACGAAGGCTCGAGCGCGGCGAGCGCGACGAAGCGGCCGTCGCGGGTGCGGTACACGCCGTAGCAGGCCGCGCCGCCGTCGAGGAGCTCGCGGCCGCGCGCCAGCGGCGCGCCGCGGGCCCACGCCATCCCGAGCGGCATGGCGAGCAGCGCCAGCGCGCCCTCGGTCATCGACACGTCCACGTGCGCGCCCTCGCCGGTGGACGCGCGCCGCAGGAGCGCCGCCAGGATGCCGGCCACCGCGGGCCAGGCGCCGCCCGCCACGTCCGCGACCTGCACGCCGAGCGGCCGCGGCGCGTCGGGCGGGCCGTTCGCGGCGAGCACGCCCGACACCGCGCAGTAGTCGAGGTCGTGGCCGGCGCGCCCGGCGTACGGGCCGTCCTGCCCGTAGCCGGAGATGGAGCAGAGCACGAGGCCGGGGGCGCGGGCGCGCAGCGCCTCGTACCCGACGCCGAGGCGGTCGAGCACGCCGGGCCGGAAGGACTCGACGACGGCGTCGGCGCGCGCCGCGAGCCGCAGGAAGGTCTCGACGCCCTCCGGCCGGCGGAGGTCGAGCGCGAGCGAGCGCTTGTTGCGGTTGAGCGCGTGGAACGCGCCGGACTGCTCGCCCGCGAGCGGCGGCATCCAGCGCAGCCAGTCGCCGCCCTGCGGATCCTCCACCTTCACGACGTCCGCGCCGAGATCCGCGAGGACCAGCGTCGCGTACGGCCCGGGGAGGAGCCGGGTGAGGTCGAGGATGCGGACGCCGGCGAGCGGGAGCGCCACGCCCGTGGCCCGGGATCAGACGAGGATCTGCTGCAGCTTCATGGCGAGGCCCATGTCGCCCTGGATCTTCAGCTTCCCGGACATGAAGGCCATCTGCGGGTTGAGCTTGCCGTTCACGATGTTCAGGAAGTCCTGCTCGGTCGCGGCGACGGTGCACTTCGGGCTGGGCGGCGCGCCCTCGCTCACCTTCCCGCCGGGCGCGGTGCAGTCCACGCCCCAGGTGCCGCCGCCGGGACCGCTGATGTTGAACTGGTAGACCGCCGCGATCCGGGTGACGACGTCCGGCTTCGCCTGGAGCTTCGCCGGGATGTGATGCTCGAAGACTTCCTTCACGGTGGACACTGCCATCTCGGACCCTCGGAGCCGCTCGGCGGCCGCTGATTCCAGAATCAAGCCTGCGGAGACGGCAACGTATTGGGCGGGTCCGGGAGTGTCAAGCCGGCCCCGGCACCGGCCGCTACGCGCGCCCGTGCGTCTGCACGGCGTCGTTCACCGCGGCGGTGAGCGCGTCCGGATCGACCGGCTTGATGAGCACCGCGTCCACGTCGCGGCCACGCGCCCGCGCGATGTCGTCGCGCTCGGCCCAGCCGGTGACGATCACCACCGGGACGGTGGGCGCGATGGCCTTCGCCGCCCGGGCCATCTCCAGCCCGCCCATGCCGGGCATCCCGACGTCGGTGACCACCACGTCGATGGAGTGCTCGGAGAGGGTCTTCAGCCCCTCCTGCCCGCTCGCGGCGGACAGGACCAGGCACCCGGAGGCGGTGAGCACCTCCGCCATGAGCTCCCGGTTGTCGTCGTCGTCCTCGACGAGGAGGACCCGTACCCCGCTCTGCTCCATGATCCCCTCGCCGGGCGGCCGCACGACCTGGCACCCCGGGGTCAGTTAAGCACTCGCTGCCCCGGGGCGCGACCGCCTCGTGGGGGCGACGGCTACTCGGCGTAGAAGGAGTCGAGCAGGGCCTGGTACTGCTGCGTGACGACCTTGCGCTTCACCTTCAAGGTGGGCGTCAGCTCGCCCGTCGCCTGGGTGAAGTCGCGCGGCAGGATCTCGAACTTCTTGATGGTCGCGTAGCTCGCCTGGCGGGCGTTGAGCGCGTCGATCGACTGCTGGATGCGCGCGCGCAGCCGGGGATCGCGGTGCAGCCCCTCGCCGGCGGGCAGGCCCTGGTCGCTCGCCCACTTGCGCGCGTTCTCCTCGTTGAGCGTGATGAGCGCCGAGAGGAACTTGCGCTTGTCGCCGTGCACCATGACCTGCGAGACGAGCGGGTCGGTCTTCAGCTCGTTCTCGAGGTTCTGCGGCGCCACGTTCTTCCCGCCGGCGGTGACGATGATGTCCTTCTTGCGGTCGGTGATCTTGAGGCAGCCCGCCTCGTCCACGAACCCGATGTCGCCGGTGGCGAGCCAACCGTCCTTGAGCACCTCGGCCGTGGCGGCGGGGTTGTTGTAGTACTCCTTCATCACGCACGGTCCCCGCACCATGATCTCGCCGTCCTCGGCGATGCGGACCTCGGTGCCGGGGACCGGCGGTCCCACCGTGCCGATCCGGTTCGCGCCGGGGCGGTTCACGAACGTGCCGGCGGAGGTCTCGGTGAGGCCGTAGCCCTCCAGGATCACGAAGCCGAGCTGGTCGAAGAAGTGGGCGATCTTCGGCGAGAGCGGCGCGCCGCCCGAGACGAACAGGCGCATCCGCCCGCCGAAGCGCTCGGACAGCGTGGCGGAGAGCTTCGGGAACACCAGCTTGCGGCCGATGGTGAGCCCGAGCGAGGAGTAGTCCTTCCCCTGCTCCTTCGCCGCGGCGTACTTCTCGAACTCCTCCAGGGCGAGCTTGAACAGCTTGCCCTTGAGGCCGGGCGTGGCGAGCCCCTTCGTGATCACGGTGTTGTAGGCCTTCTCGAAGATGCGCGGCACCGACGGCATCACCGTGGGCCGGACCTCGCCGGCGTTGTCCACGATCTTCTCGAGCGACTCGACGAACGCGCCGGTGGCGCCGGTGCTGAACCAGACGGCCTCGATCACCTTGGCGAACGAGTGCGCCATGGGCAGGAACATCAGGATGAGGTCGTCGGGGCGGACGACCTTCAGGCCCTCCACCGCCAGCGCCTCGTAGACCCAGTTGCCGTGCGTGAGCACGACGCCCTTCGGGTTGCCGGTGGTGCCGGAGGTGTAGATGAAGCTGGCCGGGTCGTCGCGCCGGATGCGGGCGAGCCGCGCCGCGTGCGCGTCGGGGTTCGAGGCGCGCCAGGCCACGCCGGCGCGCTCCACGTCGGCGAGCGTCCGCTCGAACGCGTCGGCCGCCGGGCCCTGCGCGCGCACGAGGCCCTCCAGCGCCGGGAGCTTGCCGCGGACCTCGCGGATCTTCGCCACCTGCGCCGCGGAGTCGCAGAACACGAAGCGCGCGCCGGAGTCGGCCAGGATGTACTGGCACTCGGCGGGCGTGTTGGACTGGTAGATGGTGACGGTGATCCCGCCGGCGCCGAGGATCCCCAGGTCGGCCAGGATCCACTCGAGGTTCGTGTCGCCGATGATGGCGACGCGATCGCCGGCGCGGAGCCCGAACGACGCGAGGCCGTCGGACACGTCGCGCGCGCGGCGGGCCATCTCGGCCCAGCTCACGTCGCGCCAGGCGCCTCCGGACTTGAACTTCACCGCCGTCGCGTCGCCGCGCCGGCGCGCCTGCGCCTCGAACAGCGAGACGAGGTTCTGGGCGTCGGGCGCCCCCTTCCTGAGCTCCGCCTCGGCGATCATCGCGTCCTCGCTTTCACTTGCGTTCCAGCATGCCCCGCGCGACCTGCTGCCACCGTCGCTCCTCGGGGGGGTCATAACGGCCCGGCTCCGATGCCAGCGCCTTCTCGAGCTGCTCCCTCGCCTCGCGCCCGTGCCCTTCCTTCCGGTAGAGGTCGGCCAGGTACACGCGCGCGCGCACGTTGTCAGGGTTCTGCGCCAGCGCGGCGTGGAGCGCGCGCTCGCTCTTCTTCGCGTCGTACTTCGGCCAGGGGAGCTTGAACCAGAAGCGCCCCCACGCCGTCTGGATCGAGCCGTGCTGGAACCCGGGATCGATCTTCTCGGCGTGGGAGAGGCGGTCCTTGAACTTCCCCTCGATCCCCTGCGTCAGCGCCTTGAAGATGCCGATGCCGAGCGAGTAGTTGCCCATGCCGGCCGCCGCGAAGTGCCAGCCCTCGACGCGCGCCGGGTTCGCGCGGATGGCGCGCTCGCCGTACTCCCAGCCCTGCTTGCCGAGGCGGCTCTTCTCGGAGTCCTTCAGCGCCGGGTCGTCGGAGAGCCAGAAGTCGAGCCGGGCGAGCCGCCACAGCACCTCGTAGTCGTCGGGCGCGCGCCGCCCCGCGTCCTCGAGCGTGGCGCGCACCTCGTCGAGCGCGCCGGGCTCGTCGCGGCGCGCGTACGCCGCGTCGGAGCGCTCCAGCAGGTCCCGGAGGGCTGGCTCCTGGGGGGCAGCCGTGGCGGCCAGGGCGGCGGCGAGCAGCGCGCAGATCATCCGGCAAGCATGCCGGGATGCGTCCCGCTTGGCTGCGCCCCTGGAGAGGTTCACCTGCCGTGACGTGACCCCGCGGCGGACGGGCAGGCGACCGGGGATCGACCGGTCTCTGCCCGCCCTTCGGCGGGCTCAGGGCGAGCGGAGCGCTTGCTGCGGCCGCGCCCGCCCGACCCCGGCCCCAGACGGGGCCACCAGGGCTAGAACGAGCCGGCGCCCTGGTCGCCGCACACGCAGGTGCCGGGCGCGGACGAGGTCGGCTGGACGAAGGAGCCGACGTCGCCGCCCGCGTAGCAGGTCCAGTCGGTCGCCTTGCCGCCCAGCGCGCCGGCGCACTCGGTCCGCGTCAGGCAGCCGCCGGCGGGCAGCCGGCCGAGATAGTCCGCCGAGTAGGTCTCCCCGGGGTTCGCCTCGCAGTTCTGCGTCGCGTGGTTGATGTAGATGTTCCGCGTGGCGCCGGTGGGCTTGCGCTGGTCGGCGCTGATCTGCTCGCGCGTGGCGGTGAACCACCAGTCCCAGCCCGCCGCCTCGGCCTCGGTGGCGGTGAGCGTCGAGGGCGCCGGGCCGCGGCACGTCTTGCGCGTGTCGCCCTTCTGGCTCGCGATGCGCAGCAGCACGATGTCGCTGCCGGCGGGATCAGTGGGCAGGAGCAGGCCCGAGGGCGGCTTCACGATGTCGGCGATGCGGTCGAGGATCTGCGCGAAGTTGGGATCGCAGATCGAGCCGGCGACCACGTCGGCGCCCTTGGCGCGGAGCTGCTGCGACGCCTCGAGCAGGCGGGAGCCCGGCGCCTGGCCGCCGCACACGTTGTTGGTGCAGGTCAGGTTGCTGCCGGTGCACGCGTAGTCGCAGCAGATGCCGGGGGCGCAGGACGCGTCCTGGCAGACGCTCTGCGAGGTGGAGACGATGAAGCCGGCGCCGACCGGGCGCCCGAGGCCGGTGAGGTAGTCCACGATCTGCGAGACCGCGAACTGCTTGGGCGTCGCCGAGGACGCGTCGGCCACGCAGGAGTCGGAGCCCGGCCCGCCGCTCAGCACCACGCCGCCGCTGGGATCCTGCGGCGACGAGCAGTCGTCCTCGTCGCCCACGAACACCGTCACCAGCTTGGAGTTGTCGTGCAGCCAGGACGCCGGCGCGGAGGCCACCACGTTCCCGCTCGCGTCGCGGCGATCCACCTGGCGCCCGGTGAGCGCCTTCTCCACCGCGAGCCGGCCGGCCTCGAGCGCCTGCTCCTGGCCGGAGCCGCAGGTGCCCGCGATGACGTTGCCCTGCCACGTGCCGGAGCGGTTGCTGGCGAACCAGTCCTTGAGCTGGGTCGCGGTGTAGCCCTGGCGGTTGCAGACCTTGCTGCCGTCGCTGCACGCGGGCAGCGCCGGATCGCGGATGGGGAGGCCGGTCCCATCGAGCTGCGGGTAAAGCTCCTTGTCGAAGTGCAGCACCCGGGGGCTGTCGCCCAGGCTCACGAACGCGCCGTGCGGATAGTACTGGCCGTCGGCCGAGAGGCCCGGCGAGCAGCGCCCGTCGAAGCGGTAGTGCGTCTCGACCCTGCCGCAGGCGGTGCCCAGGGCGGAGCAGCCGATGGCATCGACGGCCGGCGCCACCGAGTCGGCGCCGCAGCAGTAGCCCTCGCCGAGCAGCCCGGTGCAGGTGGTCTTGCAGGTGGTGCCGGCGATGCCGGCGCAGGCGGCGTCGCTGGTGCACGCCCGCGGCCCCTTCATGGGCCCGGTGGGCACGCCGCTCGGCGCCTCGCAGCACACCTGCTGGCCCGCGGCGCCGGGGCAGTCGTTCCGGCAGGTCACGCCGGACAGCGGGCCGTTGTAGAAGACCGACGTGGTGGTGACCGCCACGTGGAAGTCGATGGGCTCGAGGCCCGCGCCGCGCCGGGACGTGTTCGTCTGGTCCAGGTTCTGGATGAACGCGGCGAAGTTCTGCGCGAGCTTCTCCTGCTCGCCCGCCATGGAGCCGGAGTCGTCCACCACGAACAGCACGTCCGCGGTCGAGATGCTCGAGAGCGTCACGCGCTCCGAGCCCGGCTGGATCAGGCAGTGGCCGACAGGATTGAAGTTGTAGTCCTGGCACCCCGCCGCGAGCAGCAGCAGCGGAAGCACCGCGAGGACCCGGGACGCTCGCGCCATCGTATGGCCTCCAGTTCGCGCGCGATGATAGCCGCGATCGTCCCTTGAGCAAACGACGCGGCAATCCCACGTTCACCGACCGTCGGCGGCGCGCAGGAGCGCCCACCTGCTCCCACCACGGCGCGCGGCGGCCCGGAGGCCGCCGCGGCGGCCGGGCTCATTCCCACTCGATGGTCGCGGGCGGCTTGGAGGAGATGTCGTAGACCACGCGGTTGATGCCGCGGACCTCGTTGATGATGCGCGAGGACATGCGGCCCAGCAGGTCGTACGGCAGGCGCGCCCAGTCGCCGGTCATGCCGTCGGTGGACTCCACCGCGCGGATCGCGCAGGTGGACTCGTAGGTCCGCTCGTCGCCCATGACGCCGACGCTGCGGACCGGCAGGAGCACCGCGAAGCCCTGCCAGAGCTTCTCGTACAGGCCGGCGGCGCGGACCTCCTCCTGCACGATGGTGTCGGCGCGGCGCAGCACCGAGAGCCGCTCCTCGGTGACCTCGCCGAGCACGCGGATGGCGAGGCCGGGGCCCGGGAACGGCTGGCGCCGCACGATGGCCTCGGGCAGGCCGAGCTCCAGGCCGAGCTCGCGGACCTCGTCCTTGAACAGCTCGCGCAGCGGCTCGACCAGCGCGAGGTTCATCTTCTCGGGCAGGCCGCCGACGTTGTGGTGGCTCTTGATGGTGGCGGAGGGGCCGCGGAACGACACCGACTCGATCACGTCGGGGTAGAGCGTGCCCTGCACCAGGAACCTCGCGCGCGCGCCGTGCGCCGCGAGCCGCTCCACCTCCTGCTCGAACACCGCGATGAACTCGTGCCCGATGATCTTGCGCTTCCGCTCGGGGTCGGTGACCCCCGCCAGCGCGCCGAGGAAGCGCCGCGAGGCGTCCACGGTCACGAGCGGCAGGTGGAACATCGCGCCGAAGACGTCCTCGACCTGCTTGCGCTCGCCGGCGCGGAGCACGCCGTTGTCCACGAAGATGCAGCGCAGCCGGTCGCCGATGGCCCGGTGCAC from Anaeromyxobacter dehalogenans 2CP-C includes:
- a CDS encoding CaiB/BaiF CoA transferase family protein, yielding MALPLAGVRILDLTRLLPGPYATLVLADLGADVVKVEDPQGGDWLRWMPPLAGEQSGAFHALNRNKRSLALDLRRPEGVETFLRLAARADAVVESFRPGVLDRLGVGYEALRARAPGLVLCSISGYGQDGPYAGRAGHDLDYCAVSGVLAANGPPDAPRPLGVQVADVAGGAWPAVAGILAALLRRASTGEGAHVDVSMTEGALALLAMPLGMAWARGAPLARGRELLDGGAACYGVYRTRDGRFVALAALEPSFFAAFCEAVGRPELASRQWDEGGAGLRAELEALFAARTRDEWAAFAAAHDACVAPVLEGDEPRADPQLAARGAFVEVDTPWEGRALPAVASPVRLRGEAAPLRAAPRLGEHGEAVLAEAGFSPSEIAALRAAGALGA
- a CDS encoding SCP2 sterol-binding domain-containing protein — encoded protein: MAVSTVKEVFEHHIPAKLQAKPDVVTRIAAVYQFNISGPGGGTWGVDCTAPGGKVSEGAPPSPKCTVAATEQDFLNIVNGKLNPQMAFMSGKLKIQGDMGLAMKLQQILV
- a CDS encoding response regulator — protein: MEQSGVRVLLVEDDDDNRELMAEVLTASGCLVLSAASGQEGLKTLSEHSIDVVVTDVGMPGMGGLEMARAAKAIAPTVPVVIVTGWAERDDIARARGRDVDAVLIKPVDPDALTAAVNDAVQTHGRA
- a CDS encoding AMP-dependent synthetase/ligase, which produces MIAEAELRKGAPDAQNLVSLFEAQARRRGDATAVKFKSGGAWRDVSWAEMARRARDVSDGLASFGLRAGDRVAIIGDTNLEWILADLGILGAGGITVTIYQSNTPAECQYILADSGARFVFCDSAAQVAKIREVRGKLPALEGLVRAQGPAADAFERTLADVERAGVAWRASNPDAHAARLARIRRDDPASFIYTSGTTGNPKGVVLTHGNWVYEALAVEGLKVVRPDDLILMFLPMAHSFAKVIEAVWFSTGATGAFVESLEKIVDNAGEVRPTVMPSVPRIFEKAYNTVITKGLATPGLKGKLFKLALEEFEKYAAAKEQGKDYSSLGLTIGRKLVFPKLSATLSERFGGRMRLFVSGGAPLSPKIAHFFDQLGFVILEGYGLTETSAGTFVNRPGANRIGTVGPPVPGTEVRIAEDGEIMVRGPCVMKEYYNNPAATAEVLKDGWLATGDIGFVDEAGCLKITDRKKDIIVTAGGKNVAPQNLENELKTDPLVSQVMVHGDKRKFLSALITLNEENARKWASDQGLPAGEGLHRDPRLRARIQQSIDALNARQASYATIKKFEILPRDFTQATGELTPTLKVKRKVVTQQYQALLDSFYAE
- a CDS encoding tetratricopeptide repeat protein, with product MICALLAAALAATAAPQEPALRDLLERSDAAYARRDEPGALDEVRATLEDAGRRAPDDYEVLWRLARLDFWLSDDPALKDSEKSRLGKQGWEYGERAIRANPARVEGWHFAAAGMGNYSLGIGIFKALTQGIEGKFKDRLSHAEKIDPGFQHGSIQTAWGRFWFKLPWPKYDAKKSERALHAALAQNPDNVRARVYLADLYRKEGHGREAREQLEKALASEPGRYDPPEERRWQQVARGMLERK
- the guaA gene encoding glutamine-hydrolyzing GMP synthase, which codes for MDIHSEKILILDFGSQYTQLIARRLRELGVYCEIHPCTAKAEAIRAFRPRGVVLSGGPASVLAEGSPRCDRVVFELGVPVLGICYGLQVFAAELGGRVDQAAHREFGPATIEVKATSPLFQGLPATLDVWMSHGDRVEALPPGFEPIAASPSAPFAAVEDRARRFYGVQFHPEVVHTPRGKDVLRNFAYGVCGCSGTWSMRGYAEAAVEQIRAQVKDGHVICALSGGVDSAVAALLVHRAIGDRLRCIFVDNGVLRAGERKQVEDVFGAMFHLPLVTVDASRRFLGALAGVTDPERKRKIIGHEFIAVFEQEVERLAAHGARARFLVQGTLYPDVIESVSFRGPSATIKSHHNVGGLPEKMNLALVEPLRELFKDEVRELGLELGLPEAIVRRQPFPGPGLAIRVLGEVTEERLSVLRRADTIVQEEVRAAGLYEKLWQGFAVLLPVRSVGVMGDERTYESTCAIRAVESTDGMTGDWARLPYDLLGRMSSRIINEVRGINRVVYDISSKPPATIEWE